The Enterobacter asburiae sequence CACATCTGATGTATTGAATAAATATTCAAAAAAAGAGAAACTTTATTATTTCAATCAATTTCTGATCGGAGCCGTCAACAGGCGAAAGCATCCCAAAGATGAGTACGTTTTCTCACTTTATTCCTATGAAAGAAGAAAACATATACCGAGCGCTTCGAGATTTGAGGACATGATAAAAGATATTCCTTTAATCACAAAAAGTTGTAATTACTGGGCCGATCATTGGGCTAACGGCTATAGAGTGACTAGTGCTGGGTATGACATTTTTTCGGCATGTTGCAATGCAGTTCCTAGCAAATGTGGTCTCTACAACGAAGGAAAACCATACAACCCACCTCGGAATGGCATACGCTCCCAATTAAAAAATAGCAATAAATGTTATGTAGAAGTTAAGGTCCCTAAAGAAATTCCTCTTAATGAGATGTCTCTATGGCGATACATGCAGAGACTTAAGCAGAGCGGCAACCATAGAAATATGGTTAGCCAAATTGAATACCTGTTAGCGCTAACGAAGTCGAGTAAAAGTGGTTTATTACCGATAACATACGTGCAAAGTAATGGGGGACGGTTGTATGCAGAAGGCCCTGTAAATCTTCAAAATTGTAAGAGAGAGATTCGTAAAACTGCGTTGACTGGAATGTTCGATGTGGATATCGAGAATTGTCACTACAACTTACTAGAACAGATGTGCGATCGGATCGGTATAAAAACGCCCTACATAAGCCATTATGTCCGTAACAAAAAACAGGTCCGTAAAGAAATAGCCTCTACGTTACAATGCGCAGAAGAACAAGCAAAGGTGGTTTTGATCGCTCTTATCTATGGCTCAAATCTCAGTCCTCGTGGGGTGCTAAAAAAACTGGGTATTGATACTAGTAAAGTCACTATAAAAGATACTTGGATTAGTAAACTAGTTCAGGAGATCACCAATGTGAGACGTTACGTGATTGAAGATTTTACAGCACGGACTAGAGGGAGTTGCAAAATCAAAAACGACGCAGGGATGATTGTTAAGACCAGAACAGAAAGCGGAGAATGCGTTAAGCAGTCAAAATTATTAGCACATCTTCTCCACGGTGCAGAATCACTGATACTTCAACACATAATTAGCTTTCTTGGTGATAATGTCGTTTTGCTTCAGCATGATGGTGTCACTTGCCCCAATCCTGTAGATACAGATGAACTCAGTGATTATATTGCAGAGAAAACAGGCTATCGTGTTCAATTTAATATTGAGCAGCTGAAACCAGACTTTAATGACGATGTCACTGATAGAATTCAACAACAAGACTTGGAAGACATTTTTGAAAGTGATATAGCTGCGTGATAGCTATCCTATAAGAGAATGAGAGCTACCTATCTTATTGATATAAATACCAAATATGTATCACCGGAGGTTGTATGCTACAAATAATTATGGTGTTGTACTGGACTCCAAATGAAGCAGATAAGTCATAGCGGCATCACGATCCGTTGAACACATCTCTAGCGAAGGTTGAAGATTACCGCACACTTTTGGTCGTAGTTCCGAACCGAAAATATTACATAAGTTGTCATTAGATAATTGAACACACCTTACATTTGCTGGTTTCCCCTCAGGCATGCCAGGAATTGGGCTTGATATAGAAGGAGCAATACAACAAGCCCCACAATCAATACGACACTTCATTAGACATGCCTCACGCTACCTTGTAGTTCCCATGACATTAACAGAAGGCCTCATAATCAGCCAGTCTAACCATACATGCCAGTTGCATACTATGAATAATTGACAATTAGGCTGTTGTCAGGCATTCCGGAAATGGGCTTGAGATGGACGGCGCGGAGCATCAGGCCCCACAGTCGATTCGGCATTCCATGGTAACCTCTCAATTTCTCTGAATTTGAATAAAACATTAACACACTGCGCAATTGGATCGATAGCATGCAACCAGCACCTATTCCTCTATAAATAATCATCTGCCCTCTTACATGGCTTAATGTTCCTTTAACATTGCAGTAAAATAGATGAGTTAAACCGCCCTAGCTTAGGATGAATTAACCCCCCCCGTTTTACAAGGAGTTACTATGAGCTTCTACATAAAGAAAAGCATTCGCGTTGGACCGATGAGATTTAACCTATCCAAATCAGGAGTCGGTGCATCTATTGGTATAAAAGGACTTAGGCTTGGTACTGGCCCAAGAGGAAATTACATCCACATCGGTGCTAGGGGAGTCTATTATCGTGCTTCGCTTTCACCAAGCCTTGTCCCACAGAACAGAAAGAAGGTTCAACATGTTTCAGACGAATTTCCAATAGAACATGACACTACACATGCACCTCTTGAGGAAATCGAGTCATCCCATATCTCGGAAATCGTTGATTCAAGTTCCCGAGAACTGCTTGAAGAGTTGAACAACAAACG is a genomic window containing:
- a CDS encoding YkgJ family cysteine cluster protein; translation: MKCRIDCGACCIAPSISSPIPGMPEGKPANVRCVQLSNDNLCNIFGSELRPKVCGNLQPSLEMCSTDRDAAMTYLLHLESSTTP